TTCTTCCGGAGGCATAGGCTCCTCCAGCTTTTTACCAAGCTTTACGAGCACCGATTGCGGGTCATCCTGCTCACCGTACATCAGCCTGTTGATCCAGCGCTGCAGCTTCGCTTTGACGGGCGCGAACATGACAGCGACAATGCCCGTAGCGACAACTGAAGCAAACCAATGATGCTGTCCGTTCAGCAGCTTGCTGAAGTAGCCTATGCTAAGCGCATACACTCCGACCACACAAGCAGTCAGGATCCCGTACACCAAAGTTCGGTTCATCAGAGGATCTATATCCCACAGCCTGTGCTTGAGGATCGCCATCATCAGCGTTACCGCAATAATCAGCATCGAGAAGTGGATGCATACTTCCATGAGATAGGTTAAATACGGGTCCGAATCAAATGCCGATTGCCAAATGATATAGATGATCGTGAAGCCGAGAAGGCCGGACAACGAAACGACAAGTCCATACACGACCCATTTGGTCTGCTGTCGCTCGAGGGGCTTCATCTCTCTTTTATAACGGTAGATTTGAACGCCGATTAGACAGGAAGCCCACCCAAACAGCCACACAAACATGAGAATTTGTGACCAATATTGAATGTCCAAGATCGTACCCGGAGCCAACATGCCCGGAACTCTTACCCCAATGACCAAGAACGCTGCGATCATCGACCATTTGGGAACGAACTTCCCAGTTGGGAACATGAAGAAAAACAGAATAAATGCAGCAAAGCCCAACCCTTCAATGATACGAAACGGATAGGTCAACCACGGATACTGCATCAGAGCTGAGGTTATCGGTGTGAACGTCGTCCCGAGAGACATCAGCATCATCGTACCGAGTAAGCCAAGCCACTCGTTCGGCTTTTTGTAATAAATGAGCATGCCTGCTAGCACGTAGACGAAGCCGAATACCGCATAAATCACTTCATAACTGAATGCGTACTGACCAGGAGTAACATGATGAGCGGCCAACCAACCTGCTGGTGGAGGAGGCACGTAGAAAGATTGACAAGGCTGCAAGCTGCAATAATCTCTTAACTGGGTATAAAAGGTTGGAATACTGGCGGCAAATAATGCTAACGCAGATAGTCCGATTACTGCGGTTAAGATACGAAATAGGTTCACGGTTTGGATGCTCCGTTTCTCAGCATAGTGAATATGAATGAAAAAATTATAACAGCCGCCTTATAGCAGCGTAAATGGATTTTCCCTGCCGTGAGTCAATTTCCCAAACCTTTTCCCAGCCTTTGGGATGCGCTGCCTCTTCCTACCGGGAGTGGTCTGCCTGCTATGATAATGATAACAAAGCACGCTGTTCTGCAGGGAACGGCAAAAGGAGGACATTATGCATCTTACATTACCCAAAGGGTTCTTGCGTTTCTCGGGCTGGGCGCTCTTTCTTGGCGGTATACTCGGGGTTATCGGGCAAATTCTTCATGCAGGCGATGTGCCCGAATCAGTCGCAGCCATTCCCTCGTTTCTCAAGCAAGCCGTTAGCATTCACGTTATGCTCGCCTTCTCCTCCACTTTTCTTCTCATGGGTCTGCCAGGACTTTTTTTACGGCAATCCCAAGGTCTTCGAGTGTGGGGCTGGGTCGGACTGCCGCTGCTCTTCATCGGCATGATGTTCGAAATTTTCCACGGTCCTGTCCAAATTCTTGCCTACCTTATTCTATTTGGCTCCATCCACGATGATGCGGCGCTTAAACTCGTATCCGATCAAATCAACAATTTGAGCGTCGACCAATACCCGCTGCAGCTGCTGGTACTGATCCCCATCCTGCCCTGTATTTTGATCGGTCTACTCCTAACCGGCCTCTCCTCGCTCAAAGCGCGCATCCTGCCCAAAGGCCCCGGCATCCTAGCTCTCGTTGTTCTTGCTTTACTCATCATCGGGCGCTTTATTCCGCTGCAAATCTTCGATTATTCGTTTTCCCTCATCCACCTCGTCTACATCTGGTTCGGCGCGACCCTCGCCTTCGAATCTTCTTCGCGAACCTCCTCCTCCTCATCCTCTTCCTCGATTTCCGGTGAGCAAGCATAATCGCTCTCTGCGCAAAAAAAAACTGGTTCCGTAAACATCTACGGGACCAGTTACACAACGAATCCATGATTAAAAAATTAAAAAATTGTAGGTACCATCCCCCCATCCATGCGAATAGGAGAACCCTTAAATGCGGAGGCATACGGACTACATATGAATGAAGCCAGTCTGCCTATTTCAAAGGGCTTAATAAATCGCTGTAACTCGGATTGAGGGAGATTTGCAGTCATAAATGTTTTCTCTTTCTCAGAAAATTCCATATCATTAGGAAACAAACTATCAATGATTTTATATACATTTTCGGTAAGCGTTGGTCCCGGCATGATCGTGTTGGATGTAACTTCCGTTCCTATCGTTAATTTAGATAAGCTTTTTGACAGAGACAATAACATGGATTTGGTTATACAATACTGAGGCATTTGCCCTGAGGGCATAATCGCTTCTTCACTTGCAATAAAGATGATTCGTCCATAATTATTCTTCAGCATTTTAGGCAAATAGTATTTGGTTAATCCATTTGCAGCAAGGACGTTCGTTCGGAAATAGGTTTCCCATACTTCATCATCAACATCTTCATAAGACATGATTTCATAAATCCCCATATTGTTAACCAGAATATCGACATAGGGATATTTCTCAAACAAAGCTTCCCTTTGCAGCGTATCCACGATATCGCCTGATGCATTCAGAGGATTGGTAGACGGGAACTCCGATTTCAGTTCATTTACCACTCGTTCTACCTCTTCATGACTCCGTCCATTAACAAGGACATTAACACCTTCTCTGGCAAGCTCAATGGCAATTGCTTTTCCTATGCCTCTGGTCGATCCGGTCACTAAAGCTGTTTTGTACCTTAATCCCATATCCATCATATATATCTCCCTTTGATGTCATTCACGGCAAGCACTGCCGATAGAGAGTATATTACTTTGTATGGATCAATCAGTAACTAGCGTAAAGCGCCAAACTTCTTGTTTAACCCGCCAAATCATGAACCGTAGGAATTGTTAGCCATTCATAGACCTAATTAAATTAGAATTCAAGAACACGGCAGTTACTCCCTTTCGTATGCGGTACGCCAATTTGATGGTGTGTCCCCTTCCCATAGGCGAAAAGCGCGGTAAAACGAATTCTGATCTTTATATCCAACTAAGAAAGCAACTTCTTTTATTTCGAGCTTCGGGTCTGCCAAGTATTCTCGAGCCTGCTCATGCCGAACCTGTGTCAAAAGCTGCTTGAAAGTCATCCCTTCGTCATTAAGGCGGCGCTGTAGGGTACGATCGCTCATACCTAATTCACTCGCTACAGCATATATGTCAAAGTGCCCTCCAGGTAAACTGCGCTTAAAGATCCATCTGACCATCTCGGTGATTGTTGGGCTGCGCTGTTCCTCCAATGAGCGATCCAATACGGGAGTCAGGATTTCCAGCAACTCATTATTATACGAAATAAAAGGACGATCCAGATCGTTTCGATGCAGAATCATTCGGTTATAGGTTGTACCCATACGGATTGGGCACCCAAAGTAGGTTTCAGGGTCTTTATATCACCCATCGATTGAGAAAATTCCACAGACTTTGCAGTTATAGACTGGCCTGTTCCCCGTCTCCCAAGCTCAAGAAGAAAGGCCAATGTGGTTCCAATCAACACGGGCGGTTCGGGATGATCGATACTCGTCCAGTCCAAGTCGATGATACAGCGCTCTCCTTCTTCGGTTACATGTAATCTTTCCGGAGGGCACATTTGTTTGTACCGGGACATTCGATTAAGAGCGTCGCGATAGTTACGAGCATGGTAGGTCGCTAAGACGGCCGGCGGGTATTGTGTCGTCTCAAAGACAGTTACAAGCTTAGTGATGGCCTTGGCAGTTTCGCCAACGTGATCGGAGTATGCTTGCCAGATTTTAAAATATTGGGCTGCAGTGACTGCCGTTGATTCTGCAATAACCGATAGAGGCAGCCCCGCATTACGAACTACTTCGTGCGGTATCATTCCTAATTGTTGCAATCCCGCCCAGAATCCCTGGGGAATTTTTATACGATCCGTTTTCATTACGTATAAATCTCCTTTAGTTACTTACGTCTATCTCCCCTGACACATTCCCCCTCCATGTCAACTACTAGCACTCGCATAACGCCTTAGAGCAAACTTCCAAAACCATCGAACCAGCGCGAAAAATATAGCAGCAGCAGCCAAGCTGACCCCGGCCTGATACAAGGTCAGCTTGCCAATGAGCGCAGCAGCGGGATAAGTCGTTATAAATGCTACCGGAAACAAATACGTAAGCACGAATTTCAGCACGCCTTTATACACCGTCACCGGGAATCTGGCCGTTTCAAATACGGAGCTGAATAAGAAGGACAAATTGTCCACTTTCACCGCCCAGAAGGAGAGAATCATCATCCCCATCCATAAGGAGTAGATGACGACAAGCGACGCCAGAAATACTATGAGGAACATGAAGGCCTGTGATACGGTCGGCATTGCATCCAATTTCCACAAACTGTATACAACGAGCCCCAATCCGAGCAGTACATCGGCAAGTCTCCAGAATACAAGGTGGCGAAAGCTGATATAAAACTGGCTGTCTACCGGCTTGGTGAGAACAAAGTCCAATGTTCCTTTGCGGATATGACTGACGAGCCTCGACATATTGGGCTGCAGGAAAAATTCGATAAAGCCGTGAACGGCATTGAAAATTCCAAGCAGAACCATTACCTCATAATATCCCCAGCCACCGACCTGGCCAGATCTGTAGAAGTACAGCTGAACCGTCAGCACAGCCATCGCCAGCCAGAAAACGGTGCTTAGCAGATTAGCGGCGAAATTGGCGCGGTATTCAAATTCTTCGACCAAGCACGCCCTTACAAATTCTCGAAATAAGCGCACATACTTCATGTCCGTGCTCCTCCTTGCTGGAAAGCTGTTACGGTGTCTTCTGAATGCTAACCTCCAACAGCCCCGAACTTCTTAATCCCTTGTCTCCATTCCCAGCGATACACGGCATAAAGGAGCAGCAGCCAAGCGAATTGAACGGCAAAATTAGGAAGGATGGCTCCCGCTCCTCCCTGCAGCTTACCTGTCAGCAGCTCCACAGGAAATCCAACCGCGCCGTAGAAGGGCAGCCATCTTGCCGTCATTTCCACCCATTCCGGAAACATGGTGAGCGGTGCCAGCCGGCCAGCCAAAAATAAATGCAGCCCCTCGTATAAGCCATAAATGGCTGTAGCCCGATTGGTCCAAAACGCCAACAGGCCGAACTCGAACCCAATAAGCAACCGCTGTGCCGAGGAAAGAAGAATCGCCAGAACAGCCAGGACGTAGAGGCTAGGCGAAGCTTCAAGCCGCAAAGCGGGAAATATCCAGGCTAATACCAACCAAGCGGGAATCAGCACAACCGCAAAAAACATTTTATATACCAAATTTTGAGCAATGCTCCAATGAATCGGGTGAAAGGGACGCACCAGCTTAGAGGACAAGGAGCCGTCCTGAATATTTGCATCCAAGTCCCACACATCCCAAGTGCTTGTCAGTCTGTCTACCAGAAGGACGCCCAGAAAGTACACGATATAATCATGCGCGTTAAAGCCGGCCACCGAGCCTCCTGAGCTGATGGATAGCCATACAGCTAGGCTGACCAATGGTTGGATCAAAGCACCTGCCATCCAGATGACACTTTCGCTCCGATAGGCTAATAGGACCGCCCATTCCACTCGGCATAGCGCCTTATATTTATTCCAAAACAGCTGCCAGGCTCTCATGAATCATTCCTGCCTTCCGCCGCTTTCGGCTTCCCTTCAAATGCTCTTGAGATCACGGATTCCATGGAAGGGTCCTCAATCGTCAAATCCATGATGTTAAAGGTCGTCAGCAATTTGCCAGAGAGGCTTGATACCTGATCCCGCGGCACTTCAAGCTCTAGGTCCGGGAACGCATCATGAATAAGCTTCCCCCGCCCTCAGCAACAATCCGCTCGAACTCACTTCGCTGCTTAATCCGCTGAGCCAACTGCAGACGGATGTGCTTGTTGGGTGCGTAGGTATCTACCAATGCGGCTATGTCCCCATCATAAAGCAGCTTGCCCTTGCCGATGACAAGCACACGTTCACAAAGCGCGGTAACATCCGCCATATAATGGCTCGTTAGCAGTATGGTCGCTCGATACTTTTGATTGTAATCCTGTATGAACCGCCGCATAACCTCCTGCATATTCACGTCCAGCCCAATGGTAGGCTCATCCAAAAAGACGATGCGCGGACGATGCAGCAAAGCCGCCGCCAGTTCACATTTCATGCGCTCTCCGAGGGAAAGCTGTCTCACAGGCTTACGGATCACCTCTTCGAGTTCAAGGAGCTCTATCAAATCATTAAGG
This genomic window from Paenibacillus hexagrammi contains:
- a CDS encoding histidine kinase, with the protein product MNLFRILTAVIGLSALALFAASIPTFYTQLRDYCSLQPCQSFYVPPPPAGWLAAHHVTPGQYAFSYEVIYAVFGFVYVLAGMLIYYKKPNEWLGLLGTMMLMSLGTTFTPITSALMQYPWLTYPFRIIEGLGFAAFILFFFMFPTGKFVPKWSMIAAFLVIGVRVPGMLAPGTILDIQYWSQILMFVWLFGWASCLIGVQIYRYKREMKPLERQQTKWVVYGLVVSLSGLLGFTIIYIIWQSAFDSDPYLTYLMEVCIHFSMLIIAVTLMMAILKHRLWDIDPLMNRTLVYGILTACVVGVYALSIGYFSKLLNGQHHWFASVVATGIVAVMFAPVKAKLQRWINRLMYGEQDDPQSVLVKLGKKLEEPMPPEEVLRLVVRTIKEALRLPYASLLLTQGNRGIVQIEDGSPQPDCHEYGVVHQGEQVAKLLLAPRGPGETFTASDRSFLETLMHQAATIVNSVKISLDVKLLAEDLQESRERLVLAREEERRRLRSNLHDDLAPRLAALAFTTAAAEELLESDPATSKGILAELRTTIRSTVSEVRSLVHNLRPPALDELGLIGAIRERINDVISPFQRFQQGGHLQGLHIELDAPDRLAELPAAVEVAAYRIATEGIVNVVRHSGATHCHVVVQHNEERAQLTLEITDNGRGLRPAENRGSTGGIGLASMRERAEELGGSFHIESLPQGGTKLMAALPTNE
- a CDS encoding SDR family NAD(P)-dependent oxidoreductase — translated: MDMGLRYKTALVTGSTRGIGKAIAIELAREGVNVLVNGRSHEEVERVVNELKSEFPSTNPLNASGDIVDTLQREALFEKYPYVDILVNNMGIYEIMSYEDVDDEVWETYFRTNVLAANGLTKYYLPKMLKNNYGRIIFIASEEAIMPSGQMPQYCITKSMLLSLSKSLSKLTIGTEVTSNTIMPGPTLTENVYKIIDSLFPNDMEFSEKEKTFMTANLPQSELQRFIKPFEIGRLASFICSPYASAFKGSPIRMDGGMVPTIF
- a CDS encoding ABC transporter permease, giving the protein MKYVRLFREFVRACLVEEFEYRANFAANLLSTVFWLAMAVLTVQLYFYRSGQVGGWGYYEVMVLLGIFNAVHGFIEFFLQPNMSRLVSHIRKGTLDFVLTKPVDSQFYISFRHLVFWRLADVLLGLGLVVYSLWKLDAMPTVSQAFMFLIVFLASLVVIYSLWMGMMILSFWAVKVDNLSFLFSSVFETARFPVTVYKGVLKFVLTYLFPVAFITTYPAAALIGKLTLYQAGVSLAAAAIFFALVRWFWKFALRRYASASS
- a CDS encoding ABC transporter permease — protein: MRAWQLFWNKYKALCRVEWAVLLAYRSESVIWMAGALIQPLVSLAVWLSISSGGSVAGFNAHDYIVYFLGVLLVDRLTSTWDVWDLDANIQDGSLSSKLVRPFHPIHWSIAQNLVYKMFFAVVLIPAWLVLAWIFPALRLEASPSLYVLAVLAILLSSAQRLLIGFEFGLLAFWTNRATAIYGLYEGLHLFLAGRLAPLTMFPEWVEMTARWLPFYGAVGFPVELLTGKLQGGAGAILPNFAVQFAWLLLLYAVYRWEWRQGIKKFGAVGG
- a CDS encoding ABC transporter ATP-binding protein gives rise to the protein MIEVRHLSKHYRVHEREPGFAASIRSLWNRKFRTVKAVEDISFTIPEGSIVAFLGPNGAGKTTTMKVLTGLLYPTSGEVSVGGFKPFEQKKEFKKQISLVMGQKSQLIWDIPAAETFLVNKVIYEIPEREYRETLNDLIELLELEEVIRKPVRQLSLGERMKCELAAALLHRPRIVFLDEPTIGLDVNMQEVMRRFIQDYNQKYRATILLTSHYMADVTALCERVLVIGKGKLLYDGDIAALVDTYAPNKHIRLQLAQRIKQRSEFERIVAEGGGSLFMMRSRT